ttatgggcagtaaaaggcaatgaagatgaatgatggagcatagatgctttggttatgttttatttagttatggtttggttgtgttgtttttttatttattatagtttggttgtggtttgttattattattgtgccttatttgtagtttttttttatattttaattatgttttgtttgatgtatggaatatgttgaataaaaaggtattttattgaatgctttgtttattaaataaagaaatccaATACAAGTCATTAACAATTACtaatactaaaataaaatacatgaattacaacaactttaatagaaaacatgaaaaatacaaatacataaaaggtatgccaactaatttaatggttttcatcatttaaccaatccgtgttgctaggcccatcatcctggaaaagtcttcttctcataacatttcgttctagcttccaaaattgttttgtttactCGACTTGAATTGCCATATCGTTCTTTTGGCGTTTctgctccatttcaattctggTTTGGTtctgccttgcaatttcctccaaaaattttgatgtattattgcttgaattacccgctttctttgccttcgcaGCCTTTCGGCTAATGGGCCTAGGCTCCTTTTTAATGGGTGAGTCTTGTCTCATAAGGGAATCAATAGGTGAATTTGATGtcattgaatcacggagtggcgtctcgtttaacaTAACGACGGGACCCGTGGGAATAATTATGAAGCGTTTGCAAtttttcaccacctcccaacattcatgatggttgaaacttttttggCCTTGCCCAGTTGCACCAAACAACATCTGTGCTTGaatcatttatttaaaaataataatggaaatgcaagaaatatttaaaatatattggatatgcaagtaacaaaaataaaaaattggaaatgcaattaaccttacaaataaattggaagtgcaagaaatattaagaaacaattggaaatgcaagaaatattaataaaatattgaaaatgcaagaaatgttaacaaaatattgaaaatgcaataaatattaacaaaatatatatattaggatattaaacttaataaaacaaaatttacaaaatacttacctcgttacTACGATTTTCTCTGCTTCTATAGTTGTCTATCGCATTTgccaaggcatttctccattttcccaactctttattgagaatttttcaCCTACTAGACAATGTCATTTCCGTACGAGTTGAAcccggaattttttcacaaaattcggcatgaatttttttccacatatgaaaaaatttcatctcattgcctgaCACGAGACAATGACAAActtggagccaagcctcagacaaggaaacatcttccatggtgctccatgcccctccggtttcgatagaagaagccataaagataagaaataaaaatacaaggtgaaaaagaggaaaatgttgagcaaagagtgaataatagtagaaatataataaaatgtacGAGGATTGGtattgaaagtgaagggtatttataggtatttataaggaaaaaaatcaggattttttagtattttttttaaaaattttcgattttttttcacaattttattgccaaaaaaatgccagccgttggattggaggaggagaagcagatcggaGCCCTGGGGGCGTGACACCTGTCTTCAACCCGTTGGAGCTTGCGCAaggctgacgtcagcgcacaCTGACGTCGAGCCTGACGTCATCAACCCTCGAGCTCGAGCTTGGACGAAACTGGCCTTCGGGCTAGCCCGTCTTCGTGGGATCCACTCCCAGCCCGGGCTTGGGCTCCTTGCTGGAAACagattttggcttcttttgttTCCCCAGCCCGAGGCTTGGTCATACCACTGGAGTTGCTCTAACCCAAGCATTGGTCGACTCACCAATCTTTGAGACCATTATTTCAGCTATATTTTGCAAGTCAGATAGCCTCTCAATGACTGGATTACCAGTGCCTGCTACTCGATCTCCATTGAAAAAGATGGGATTTGCTGAAGGAACCCGTCTCCAGGAAAATTTTAAGACACAGTCAAGTCTTCATTCTTCCAAAGTCAGAAAGGAGACAAATATAGTAAGGGTTTAAGATCTGTCCTGAAGAAAAGACAAATACATTCAGAATTCACAAACTACGCCTCATAGGAAATTAGTAGTCATATATTTCTAACATTTTCAggagaaagaaggaaagctGACTAAAGTGTGAATCTTTCAGGAGAATTCAGTTGAAGACAGGAAACAAaagtttgcatgtctttgagTTATTAATAGTAAGCTCTGTGACATAGTGAGTCAAAGGGTTGAGCATGCAGAACTTACGGTTAGTGTCTTGGAAGTTCGTGACCGTAAGTTCTTGAGAGGCAAAGAGATGCTGCAACTCGGTAGTAGGTCCTGGGATTAGGGTTCAATGGGACCTTTAGAACTCCACGCCAACGGTCCCTAAATAAATTAACCGTAAGAAAAATAGACAATTACAGAACTGAGAATGGGATGTGCCACAGTTTAATAGAAATTAACAAGCTGAAAGAAATGACTTTCTGGTATATGTATTCAGTAACCAAGAAGTGAGAACTACATaaagacaattgaaaatgcaaaagagCAAGCAATGAACTATATATTTGTGTTTAAAATTAGATATACATTACATACTACGCTTGAGCATGGCGGATAGATTTGGGTAAAGAATTAGAGTAAAAGATTCCAAATTCATTCTAGACTTTCTCTATAGAAGACGCTGAATATGTGAGCCAATAAAAACCTAATAGCCTTCCACAGTTATATTATAAACCTGTTAAAGGCATTCATCTCAGACACCATTTCTGCTTTCTTTCCAGCATCCCTTGCACAACCTCCTCCTTCTCAtatatttcacataatctgATTAAAGGAGAACCTTCCTTCTAAAAGACTCTTATTTGGCAAGTTAAAAATACAAGAGAAAAACCTAAAGCTAAACCTTTTTTCCTTAATTCTAAAACTTTCTCCATGACGGGGCAAACCCAGATCATTAGAAAATTACATCAAGCCAAAACCcataaagaaaattacatcACAGAACTTCTCACAAACAGCTAACAGGCACAAAAGGTTATTCCAAACCGCAAAATATTATAACAACAATAATCATAAAATTatgggagaagaagagagacagagagagagagagagcttactTTAGCTGAAGCAGAAGTACAAGTGCGCGGTCCTTTTCTGCGGTCTTTTTTGGACCCATTTACCTCTATCCGCCCATTGGGCTTTGTTTCCAGcccaaaattattattattattattattttcaaaataaagagggtgtttttttatttttaaaaagtaaatttaagttttagctataaaaaaaattcacttttgaaaaaattatatattaaaatattaaaataaattatatagtGGTCGAATTTTTCAGTTGTATCTTTCTAAAATTTTACCGAGTAAAACACCtacatattttattcatacttTTCCCCTTACATATTTTACTAACTATAATTTTTCCTTAAATATCAGAcaaatgtatttatttatttatttattaattgccCATGTGTACTAATTTTTAACAAATCAAACATGTGAGCAGGAAGTTAAAATGGGCCGTTTGGGCGTTCGCTCAACATTTTTATTCGTTCTTCGACGCGTATTCGACGCTAACTCTACGCGTATTCGACGCTAACTCTACGCGTATTCTACACTAATTCTACGCGCATTTGACGCTAATTCGACGCGTATTCGACCGAATATATATGGTCTTCGTCACCGCGAAACTTAGGACTCGATTTTGAAATCACACCCAACCCAATCCGCTCTCTGATCttaacaaaaattagaaactcTACAATCTACGCTCAGTGGCCGTCGACTTCGTTCTTGTCTTGATTAGCGCTTCAATTCTCTTGCGTTCTCTGAATTCGTTTTGGGCGTTCTCTGGGTTTGATTCGGTTTTCGGCGGGCTTCCATCTTTCGCTTCAACGGCTGCCGGAAACCCTAGTTTTCCAACGGTCAGAGATTAAAACCCACTATTCAATTTCCGTTCTTTTTGCGTATTCTTATATAATTTACTTTTGGGTTTATTGAATTGAACCTAACGATTTGTTTGCAGGCTTTGATTTTGTGCACCCGTTAATCTACTTGCTGGAATTTTCATATTCTCTCTGTTTCATTTTTGTCTGGGTTTTGCATACTGAGTGATCCATTTGCAGGAGTTCTTATTTTTTGCTTATTGTTATGTTGGATATTTGCAGGATATTTGATCtttagtctctctctctctctctctctctctctctctctctctctctctgcttttttgttattgtttttatttcacatatatatatagtcttgTGGCATCTTAACATAACAATGAGGTCTTCATATACCTTGGGGTCACAGTCTAGGTGCCCTCTTGAAGAACGGCTTCTTCAGAAAAAGAATTCTCGGGAAAATTTGGACAGGTTCATACCAAATAGGTCTGCaatggattttgattttgctcATTACATGCTTACTCAAGGTAGGAAAGGTAAGGAAAACCCATCTAGATATGGAAGAGACTATAGGAAGCAGTTGGCAGAGGCTATGAACATGAATCGCACTAGAATCCTCGCTTTCAAGAACAAGCCTCCTGCCCCTGTAGAGCTTTTCCCGAGCTACTTCTCTTCTTTGCCACAGGATAAACCGGCAAACCCTAAGCCACACAGACACATTCCTCAAACTTCAGAGAGAACACTGGATGCTCCTGACCTTATTGATGATTACTACCTGAATTTGTTGGATTGGGGAAGCTCCAATGTTATTGCAATAGCTCTTGCAAACACAGTTTATTTGTGGGATGCTACTGATTGTTCTACTTCGGAACTGGCCAGATTTGATGTTGAAAGGGGACCTGTTACCAGTGTCAGTTGGGCTATTGATGGACGCCACATTGCCATTGGACTGGACAATTCCGAAGTACAGCTATGGGATTCAACTGCAAAGCAGTATCTGAGAACCTTGAGAGGTTGTCACAGATCACGGGTAGGCTCACTAGCATGGAACAATCACATTCTTACAACTGGAGGAATGGATGGCCGCATTGTAAACAATGATGTAAGAATTAGATCGCACATTGTTGAGACGTACAGAGGACATGAACGCGAGGTTTGTCGGCTTAAGTGGTCAGCCTCAGGGCAGCAATTAGCAAGTGGAGGAAATGATAACCTGCTCCATATATGGGACAACAGATCAGTGGCACCAACACAGTGGCTTCACAGGCTTGAAGACCATACAGCTGCTGTAAAAGCCCTTGCTTGGTGTCCTTTCCAGAGAAATTTGCTTGCTTCTGGTGGAGGTGGGAATGATCGGTGCATAAAGTTCTGGAACACTCACACAGGTGCTTGCCTGAACTCGGTGGACACTGGCTCTCAGGTTTGTGCTTTGCTGTGGAATATGAATGAACGAGAACTGCTTAGCTCACATGGGTTTACTCAGAATCAGCTTACTCTTTGGAAATATCCATCAATGGTTAGAATTGCAGAACTCACGGGTCATACGTCTAGAGTCCTTCATATGGCTCAGAGCCCAAATGGTTGCACAGTAGCATCAGCAGGTGGTGAAACACTGAAATTATGGAATGTTTTTGGGGACCCTGAGGAGGTTAAACCAGCTCCACGACCTCCCAAAGAGCCTTTTGCCCAAGTGAGTCGTATCCGCTGAACAAGAACATGAGAACTTACATCAGATGGAGATTTATGAACCAAAAACTTCAATAAAGTTTGGGATGCAGAACTGGAACTTCGATcagtactattttttttagcGCAagttgaaatgaaatgaaaagctTCAGCAAAAGTCTCAAACAGTTGCAGTGCTTACACAAACAGCGATCTTAGGCCATATTCTTTCTCAATTCCCCTGTAGGAAGAGTGATGGGAAATAGGAAATCTTTGTACTATTTAGTTAGTAATGGATTTCAAGAAATCCTTGAAATCATAGACATCAATAAAGCTAGAACTGATCTCTTTTCCCAGCAAAATAGAATTCCAATTTTGGAATCACACCCCTGCCCTGATATATGCTTATGGTTGTCTCGTTGATCGCTCCGATTAGGTGACACCAGTATGCCAAAGAGGCCACCGAAACCGAAGGGGGAACTTTGTTTTTGAAGAATCAAGTAATGTGGAGCTGTTGGTGCTGCAGGCAGCATAATTAGTACTAGCATTTGCCTAGATTCTATTATGTCTCATTTTGATGACCTATGTATTAAACTAGCTTCCTAGCAGCAATGACATTGTTAATGTTCTTCCTTAACACTTCCTGCTTTTTTTGGGTAGTGTGTTCCCTGAATTTTCAATCTCCTCTCTATAAGGTTTCTCTTCCAAGTGTGTTCCCTGAATACAATTATCATGTTTGTAATTTTGGTGATCCAATTAAAGCTTATCTTTTGTTTGCCAAATAAGAAAGTTTTTATGAGATTCAGTTTTAATCTGTGCATGGTCCATTgcttggttttgatttgaCAAAGATGTTTTTGCGCTCATGATCTCAACTTGGATTTATTAAGACAAGGAATGATCATATAATCCTCAATTTTCACACTCCAATTGAATTAAGGAACAGATGCAacaaaaatttcctttttctaaaaATCTTATGAATGAATTTGGCTCTCTTAAATCATAATAAATCATTTCGCAACCGGAAATCGTACATGGATTTTATTAAGACAAGGAATGATAATATAATCCTCAACTCTATCCCTTGATTTATTTCCTGCGCTCAAGATCTCACCTCCATCTTCCTCGATACTGGTCCAACAAAACAAAGGGAAGATTACTTAGCATGATcaatatgcaaatattaatGTAAGCACGAGATATATAAATTGAGTAATGCTACATATAATGAAAGCATGATCAATCATGTACTGTTACATATACTCATAGtttaaaatatcgataatttTGACGAAATATTGAGGATATTATCGTTTTTTTGAGTAGATGTTTTGGAACGTATCCATACACATATTGTATAAATATCAataatttcgctcacactTCAGCAACATTTGGTCCAAATATCGATATCGTTATAATATCACtataatatcgaaaatatagaaaatatcgatgtaatggaaaaaaggaaagaaaaaaaacacaaagcacACTCGCAGTTCATGTTTATGTATCAGTAATAGAGAAAGTAAGGAATAAGAGAATTTAGGAATCGAGGAACTACTGAATCAGTATGGGAAGAATCATTCTCATTAAGCTGTTTACTAAACATATGGAATTGGCAAAGGAATGAGGTAGATtcccattgttattgtttactaacTTTCATGAATtagaatccaaattaatttgatcacTAAAATGCCCTGAACATTTTCACCacaacacatatataattctcaaatTGGCGAAGGAGACCAAACTAATCCTGCAGCAAACCAGTAAGGCAGTGTAAACATAAGGAATCAATATGCTGAACAAGATGAACAACAGGAGCCCAGTTCAATGATAATGTTAATAACACATTTGTCCAGAGCCAATTTCAaacgaaaaaataaactccaatATATCTTTCACCTACGTAACTagtaaacaatcaaataataataacatgcaTAATCTTCATACGAGTAAATACATGGAACTTCTTAGaactgagtttttattttttataaggtTGGAGAGTCTTGGAACTTCTTGgcgtgagtttttttttttttttttttttttaaggtttggggtgttttggaattatgataaagtggtaagggtatttttggaagttacTAAGAGAAAACAGGAATGGGAATCGTATCGACTACTCCCCCCTAGCCGATATGATACCTAGTTTTGAGGGGATGTGATTACGGATTTTGAGGTGGGGtccacttattttttcattcttgaTTGCAAGTAAACGCAAGGGAAGTCAGGAATATAAATCATTCCCTTTCCTCCCATACCCATTattgatacgtaaacatgcccgCAAAGGGGATTCGAACCTCTTCATATCCCATTCCTTTTGGGATGGAATCGAGCGGCTCATGGAAAGAATCCAAAACCCAATCTGTAAATGTTTTAGCTTATGGACAACGTCAACCAATCTTGGATCCATATGTATggcatgttaacaattacatgcaaaactattttggagatttatcatttgatgactactcttcacaatacacttatcctacacatagagatgatgaagatagtgaaaaatttgaacctcataggaactctgtggtactaagtcactcatgtaatcttaccatgcaatgtataaagtataaaatattgtagtaaatcattatatataaatgattatggtctgtataatcttctttcattaattactacatattttctacactcacacagtgtttgtcagctcactatataatcaacttaaatcccttaaacccatcatgcaatgcatttccttccaaatTCTTGTCATAAACTAatagctgtttttttttttttatgggcttaaaaattctggaaaataaaattctgaatttttttgaaaaaactaccaaaaaattctggaaattttttctataaatacctaccaatattcttcactttcttctccttctaatattattcactttctacacaattttcttcactttcaattttcatttttattcacTATCTTATGGCATCTTCCATCGAAGCTAGAGGGAAGTGGAcaaccatggaagatgttctGTTGTGTGAGTGTTGGGTCCAAGTTGGTCATTGTTCGAttacgggcaatgagatgaaattctCTCATATGTagagaaaaattcatgccgaattttgtgaaagttCGAGTTCGGCTTGAACGGAAATGGCCTTGgctagtaggtggaaaattttgaataaaaaattagggaaatggagagatgTGTTGACAAAAGTAAGGGACAACCATCGAAGCGGCAAAAATCTTGGCAattaggtaaattatttgtaattttcgttttattaaatttaatgtcttgatttttttaatgtttcttgcatttctatttttttttattataaatgttTCTTGTATTTcctttagtttattttatttatttataatgtttcttccattttcaatattttttaatagattatgcaagcacaaatgtggttcggtgctaTTGGGTAAGGCAGAAAATCTTTCAACCATCAACAACGTTGAGGTGGTGAAAAATTGTctgagattcaaaattattcacaCGGGCCCCACCGTTGTGTTgaacgagacgccactccaTAATTAAACGACATCGGATTCGCCTTCAGATTCCtcgatgagtcaagactcactaATCCAAAATGAGTCGaggcctattgggagaaaggcggcgAAGGCTAAGAGAGGGAGTACTTCCACCAATGATATTGCAAAAATTTTGGAGCAAATTGCAAGGAACGGCACCATGAgacatgaaaaaaatatgcGAACGAGAAGGCAATGATTGAAGTATATGCAAGAGAAATGGAGTATATATGCAAACATGACATTGAGAAGaaggatcgggaaaccatgggcATGgctacaagccatatgtcccttgaaacaaaattattttggaagctagaacgaatggatgttatgagaagatgGCTTTTCcgtgacgatggacctagcaacaccAATGGGTTAAATAATCAAAACCATTAGGTTATTTTGCTtgccttttatttaattgtattgcttgttttttaattgaagtAGTTGTATTTCTTGTCTTTAATTGAAGTAGTTGTAtttcttgtcttttatttaattagttgtattgcttttcttttagtgaataaagaaatcattcaataaaatacctttttattcaacatattgcATACATCAatctaaaacataattaaaaacaaaacacaaccaaagcataattcaaaccaaaacacaaacaaagcaTACATCAACATaaaccaaaattgaaaacaaatcaTCGTCACTTGACTTCGTTCACCGTCATTGCCTCTCACCGCCCATAAGTATTCTATCAAGTCAACTGGAAGTCGTTCA
Above is a window of Prunus persica cultivar Lovell chromosome G2, Prunus_persica_NCBIv2, whole genome shotgun sequence DNA encoding:
- the LOC18770122 gene encoding cell division cycle 20.2, cofactor of APC complex — translated: MRSSYTLGSQSRCPLEERLLQKKNSRENLDRFIPNRSAMDFDFAHYMLTQGRKGKENPSRYGRDYRKQLAEAMNMNRTRILAFKNKPPAPVELFPSYFSSLPQDKPANPKPHRHIPQTSERTLDAPDLIDDYYLNLLDWGSSNVIAIALANTVYLWDATDCSTSELARFDVERGPVTSVSWAIDGRHIAIGLDNSEVQLWDSTAKQYLRTLRGCHRSRVGSLAWNNHILTTGGMDGRIVNNDVRIRSHIVETYRGHEREVCRLKWSASGQQLASGGNDNLLHIWDNRSVAPTQWLHRLEDHTAAVKALAWCPFQRNLLASGGGGNDRCIKFWNTHTGACLNSVDTGSQVCALLWNMNERELLSSHGFTQNQLTLWKYPSMVRIAELTGHTSRVLHMAQSPNGCTVASAGGETLKLWNVFGDPEEVKPAPRPPKEPFAQVSRIR